The Etheostoma cragini isolate CJK2018 chromosome 5, CSU_Ecrag_1.0, whole genome shotgun sequence genome contains a region encoding:
- the tmem161b gene encoding transmembrane protein 161B isoform X2: MNISVVWCLLVLAFVIKTLFSLTAHYFRLEEGGERSLCITFAFFFFVKAMAILIVTENYLEFGLETGFANFSDSALQFLEHQGLESQGPISKLTFKLILALLCSLIGAFLTFPGLRLAQMHLDALNLTTAKFTQTLLHINFLSPLIMVLLWVKPITKDYLMNPTLEKENVPLMTEDTYDTLRLWAIILMCILRLAMMRHHLQAYLNLAQKGVDQMKKEAGRISTVDLQKMVARVFYYLCVIALQYVAPLVMLLHTTLLLKTLGGHSWWVYPEEDLPCVYEMNSDSVMGAAPVAAPTPASVVETGARASVAQLSVALGGLRTVFSPLLFRGLFSFFTWWIAACLFSTSLFGLFYHQYLMAA; encoded by the exons ATGAACATCAGTGTGGTCTGGTGCCTGCTGGTACTCGCTTTTGTCAT TAAGACCCTTTTCTCTCTAACGGCCCACTACTTCAGGCTGGAGGAAGGAGGGGAACGTTCACTCTGCAttacttttgctttctttttttttgtcaaagccaTGGCCATTCTCATTGTCACTGAAAACTACCTGGAGTTTGGTCTGGAGACAG GTTTTGCAAACTTCTCTGACAGTGCTCTACAGTTTCTGGAGCACCAGGGCTTAGAGTCCCA GGGTCCCATATCTAAACTCACCTTCAAGCTGATCCTGGCCCTACTGTGCTCCCTGATTGGAGCATTTCTAACTTTCCCCGGTCTACGATTGGCCCAGATGCACCTAGATGCACTCAATCTGACCACAGCCAAATTTACACA GACTCTGCTTCATATCAACTTCCTGTCCCCTCTCATCATGGTCCTGTTGTGGGTGAAGCCCATTACCAAGGACTACCTAATGAACCCCACTCTGGAGAAGGAGAATGTGCCTTT GATGACTGAGGATACATACGATACTCTGCGATTATGGGCCATCATACTGATGTGTATACTCCGGCTCGCTATGATGAGACATCATTTGCAGGCCTACCTCAACCTGGCCCAGAAGGGCGTGGACCAGATGAAGAAGGAAGCGGGGCGGATAAGTACCGTTGACCTGCAGAAGATG GTTGCACGTGTTTTTTACTACTTGTGTGTAATTGCCCTACAGTATGTGGCACCACTGGTGATGCTGCTGCACACAACTTTGCTGCTAAAAACTTTAG GTGGACACTCCTGGTGGGTCTATCCTGAAGAAGACCTGCCTTGCGTCTATGAAATGAACTCTGACTCTGTGATGGGGGCGGCACCAGTAGCAGCTCCAACACCAGCTTCAGTGGTAGAAACAGGAGCCCGGGCGTCAGTCGCCCAGCTGTCAGTGGCCTTGGGAGGCCTGCGGACTGTCTTCAGCCCCTTGCTTTTCCGGggtctcttctctttctttactTGGTGGATTGCTGCATGCCTCTTCTCCACCTCACTCTTTGGCCTCTTTTACCATCAGTATCTCATGGCGGCATAG
- the tmem161b gene encoding transmembrane protein 161B isoform X1, with the protein MGVIGVQLVVTMVMASVIQKIIPHYSFARWLLCSGSLRWYQHPTEDELRSLAGKQKGQKKKDRKYNGHIDNKPLTVPKDIDLQLETKCITEVDTLALHYFPEFQWLVDFTVAATVVYLITELYYSVAQPSGEMNISVVWCLLVLAFVIKTLFSLTAHYFRLEEGGERSLCITFAFFFFVKAMAILIVTENYLEFGLETGFANFSDSALQFLEHQGLESQGPISKLTFKLILALLCSLIGAFLTFPGLRLAQMHLDALNLTTAKFTQTLLHINFLSPLIMVLLWVKPITKDYLMNPTLEKENVPLMTEDTYDTLRLWAIILMCILRLAMMRHHLQAYLNLAQKGVDQMKKEAGRISTVDLQKMVARVFYYLCVIALQYVAPLVMLLHTTLLLKTLGGHSWWVYPEEDLPCVYEMNSDSVMGAAPVAAPTPASVVETGARASVAQLSVALGGLRTVFSPLLFRGLFSFFTWWIAACLFSTSLFGLFYHQYLMAA; encoded by the exons ATG GGGGTGATCGGTGTGCAGCTGGTGGTTACCATGGTAATGGCCAGTGTAATTCAGAAAATCATACCTCATTATTCCTTTGCAAGATGGCTACTCTGCAGTGGCAG TCTGCGGTGGTATCAGCACCCTACGGAAGATGAGTTGAGGAGCTTAGCTGGGAAACAAaaaggacagaagaagaaagacag GAAGTACAATGGTCACATAGACAATAAACCACTAACCGTTCCCAAGGACATAGACTTACAGCTGGAGACGAAATGCATCACAGAAGTCGACACATTAG CGTTGCACTACTTCCCAGAGTTCCAGTGGCTGGTGGATTTCACAGTAGCGGCAACTGTGGTCTATCTGATAACGGAACTCTACTACAGCGTGGCTCAGCCCTCGGGAGAGATGAACATCAGTGTGGTCTGGTGCCTGCTGGTACTCGCTTTTGTCAT TAAGACCCTTTTCTCTCTAACGGCCCACTACTTCAGGCTGGAGGAAGGAGGGGAACGTTCACTCTGCAttacttttgctttctttttttttgtcaaagccaTGGCCATTCTCATTGTCACTGAAAACTACCTGGAGTTTGGTCTGGAGACAG GTTTTGCAAACTTCTCTGACAGTGCTCTACAGTTTCTGGAGCACCAGGGCTTAGAGTCCCA GGGTCCCATATCTAAACTCACCTTCAAGCTGATCCTGGCCCTACTGTGCTCCCTGATTGGAGCATTTCTAACTTTCCCCGGTCTACGATTGGCCCAGATGCACCTAGATGCACTCAATCTGACCACAGCCAAATTTACACA GACTCTGCTTCATATCAACTTCCTGTCCCCTCTCATCATGGTCCTGTTGTGGGTGAAGCCCATTACCAAGGACTACCTAATGAACCCCACTCTGGAGAAGGAGAATGTGCCTTT GATGACTGAGGATACATACGATACTCTGCGATTATGGGCCATCATACTGATGTGTATACTCCGGCTCGCTATGATGAGACATCATTTGCAGGCCTACCTCAACCTGGCCCAGAAGGGCGTGGACCAGATGAAGAAGGAAGCGGGGCGGATAAGTACCGTTGACCTGCAGAAGATG GTTGCACGTGTTTTTTACTACTTGTGTGTAATTGCCCTACAGTATGTGGCACCACTGGTGATGCTGCTGCACACAACTTTGCTGCTAAAAACTTTAG GTGGACACTCCTGGTGGGTCTATCCTGAAGAAGACCTGCCTTGCGTCTATGAAATGAACTCTGACTCTGTGATGGGGGCGGCACCAGTAGCAGCTCCAACACCAGCTTCAGTGGTAGAAACAGGAGCCCGGGCGTCAGTCGCCCAGCTGTCAGTGGCCTTGGGAGGCCTGCGGACTGTCTTCAGCCCCTTGCTTTTCCGGggtctcttctctttctttactTGGTGGATTGCTGCATGCCTCTTCTCCACCTCACTCTTTGGCCTCTTTTACCATCAGTATCTCATGGCGGCATAG